The sequence below is a genomic window from Hippocampus zosterae strain Florida chromosome 7, ASM2543408v3, whole genome shotgun sequence.
CCACGGCCGACTTGCTTTTTAATGACGCGCGGCCAAAGTAGCCACCGTGGGACGAATGCTTTTCGCTTTTTTACAAAAGCATGAGTGACGCTTTAATCAACGATCGGATTCGATGCCAggttcgtttttttcgggttaaaaacgccctactatactatgtcgtttttttcgggctaaaaaacgccttactatacatggtcgtttttttcgggctaaaaacgccttactatactatgtcgttttttcgtgcaaaaaatgccttactatactatgtcgtttttttcgggctaaaaaacgccttactatactatgtcgtttctttcaggctaaaaacgccttactatactatgtcgtttctttcgggctaaaaacgccttactatactatgtcgtttttttcgggcttaaacagccttactatactgtgtcgtttttttttcatgcgaaaaatgccttactatatactatgttgtttttttcggcagaaaaatgccttactatacaatgtcgtttttttttcggcagaaaaatgccttaccaaactatgtcgtttttttcgggctaaaaacgccttactgtcgtttttttcaggctaaaaaggccttactatacatggtcatttttttcgggctaaaaacgccttactatactatgtcatttttttcgagctaaaaacgccttactatactatgtcgtttttttcgtgcgaaaaatgccttactatactatgtcgttttttacggcagaaaaatgccttactatactatgtcatttttttcgggctaaaaacgccttactatacatggtcgttttttcgggctaaaaaaaccttactatacaatgtcattttttcgggctactaaaaacgccttactatacatggtcgtttttttcaggctaaaaaatgccttactatacatggtcgtttttttcgggctaaaaaatgccttactatacatggtcgtttttttcgggttaaaaacgccttactatactatgtcgtttttttcgggctaaaaaacgccttactatacatggtcgtttttttcgggctaaaaacgccttactatactatgtcgttttttcgtgcaaaaaatgccttactatactatgtcgtttttttcgggctaaaaaacgccttactatactatgtcgtttctttcgggctaaaaacgccttactatactatgtcgtttctttcgggctaaaaacgccttactatactatgtcgtttttttcgggctaaaaaacgccttactatactatgtcgtttctttcgggctaaaaacgccttactatactatgtcgtttttttcgggctaaaaaatgccttactatacatggtcgtttttttcgggctaaaaaatgccttactatacatggtcgtttttttcgggttaaaaacgccttgctatactatgtcgtttttttcgggctaaaaaacgccttactatacatggtcgtttttttcgggttaaaaacgccttactatactatgtcgtttttttcgggctaaaaaacgccttactatacatggtcgtttttttcgggctaaaaacgccttactatactatgtcgttttttcgtgcaaaaaatgccttactatactatgtcgtttttttcgggctaaaaaacgccttactatactatgtcgtttctttcgggctaaaaacgccttactatactatgtcgtttctttcgggctaaaaacgccttactatactatgtcgtttttttcgggcttaaacagccttactatactgtgtcgttttttttcatgcgaaaaatgccttactatatactatgttgtttttttcggcagaaaaatgccttactatacaatgtcgttttttttcggcagaaaaatgccttaccaaactatgtcgtttttttcgggctaaaaacgccttactgtcgtttttttcgggctaaaaaggccttactatacatggtcatttttttcgggctaaaaacgccttactatactatgtcatttttttcgggctaaaaacgccttactatactatgtcgttttttcgggctactaaaaacgccttattatattatgtcgttttttcggcagaaaaatgccttactatactatgtcgtttttttcgggctaaaaaacgccttactatactatgtcgtttctttcgggctaaaaacgccttactgtactatgtcgtttttttcgggctaaaaacgccttaatatactgagtcgtttttttcgtgcgaaaaatgccttactatactatgtcgttttttacggcagaaaaatgccttactatactatgtcatttttttcgggctaaaaacgccttactatacatggtcgtttttttcgggctaaaaacgccttactatactgtcgtttttttttcgggctaaaaatgccttactatacaatgtcattttttcgggctactaaaaatgccttactatactacgttgttttttttcgggctaaaaaatgccttactatacatggtcgtttttttcgggctaaaaacgccttactatactatgtcgttttttttgggctaaaaaacgccttactatactatgtcgtttctttcgggctaaaaacgccttactgtactatgtcgtttttttcgggctaaaaacgccttaatatactgagtcgtttttttcgtgcgaaaaatgccttactatactatgtcgttttttacggcagaaaaatgccttactatactatgtcatttttttcgggctaaaaacgccttactatacatggtcgtttttttcgggctaaaaacgccttactatactgtcgtttttttcgggctaaaaatgccttactatacaatgtcattttttcgggctactaaaaatgccttactatactacgttgtttttttcgggctaaaaaatgccttactatacatggtcgtttttttcgggctaaaaatgccttactatactatgtcgtttttttcgggctaaaaaacgccttactatacatggtcgtttttttcgggctaaaaacgccttactatactacgtcgttttttttttcaggctaaaaaatgccttactatacatggtcgtttttttcgggctaaaaaacgccttactatacatggtcgtttttttcgggctaaaaacgccttactatatatactatgtcgttttttcgtgcgaaaaatgccttactatactatgtagtttttttcgggctaaaaaacactttactatacatggtcgttttttttcgggctaaaaacgccttactatactatgccgttttttgtgtgaaaaatgccttactatactatgtcgtttttttcgggctaaaaaacgccttagtatactatgtcgtttctttcgggctaaaaacgccttactgtactatgtcgtttttttcgggctaaaaacgccttaatatactgagtcgtttttttcgtgcgaaaaatgccttactatactatgtcgttttttacggcagaaaaacgccttactatactatgtcatttttttcgggctaaaaacgccttactatacatggtcgtttttttcgggctaaaaacgccttactatactgtcgtttttttttcgggctaaaaatgccttactatacaatgtcattttttcgggctactaaaaatgccttactatactacgttgttttttttcgggctaaaaaatgccttactatacatggtcgtttttttcgggctaaaaacgccttactatactatgtcgtttttttcgggctaaaaaacgccttactatactatgtcgtttctttcgggctaaaaacgccttactgtactatgtcgtttttttagggctaaaaacgccttaatatactgagtcgtttttttcgtgcgaaaaatgccttactatactatgtcgttttttacggcagaaaaatgccttactatactatgtcatttttttcgggctaaaaacgccttactatacatggtcgtttttttcgggctaaaaacgccttactatactgtcgtttttttcgggctaaaaatgccttactatacaatgtcattttttcgggctactaaaaatgccttactatactacgttgtttttttcgggctaaaaaatgccttactatacatggtcgtttttttcgggctaaaaatgccttactatactatgtcgtttttttcgggctaaaaaacgccttactatacatggtcgtttttttcgggctaaaaacgccttactatactatgtcgttttttcgggctaaaaacgccttaatatactatgtcgtttttttgtgtgaaaaatgccttactatactatgtcgtttctttcgggctaaaaacgccttactatactatgtcgtttttttcgggcttaaacagccttactatactatgtcgtttttttcgggctaaaaacgccttactatactgtgtcgtttttttcatgcgaaaaatgccttactatatactatgttgtttttttcggcagaaaaatgccttactatacaatgtttttttttcggcagaaaaatgccttactaaactgtcgtttttttcgggctaaaaacgccttactatactatgtcgtttttttcgggctaaaaaggccttattatacatggtcgtttttttcgggctaaaaacgccttactatactatgtcatttttttcgggctaaaaaggccttattatacatggtcgtttttttcgggctaaaaacgccttactatactatgtcatttttttcgggttaaaaacgccttactatactatactatgtcgttttttcgggctactaaaaacgccttactatattatgtcgttttttcggcagaaaaatgccttactatacatggtcgtttttctttccatggttgtttttttcacctaaaaacgcctttttcTTGCAGTGGTTTGCACTAATCCCGCTTTTGtctccttgtttaacaaataacGCTGCACACGCAAAAACCGACGCATCTATTCAAAAGATGTCTAATACTGCTTGTCGCTTTCAGAGCAATACATGAAGCACACAAAACAGGAGACATTCTGCAAAACATGTCCTTTTAATTGCACCGTCACATCTGTTTAGTCGTAATGGCACAGACAAAGCCGTTTTCTCTGTACTTTACAAAGTATACACTTCACaggatgaaataaatacatggttCTCACAGTGATGTTAGACTTTTAACATTCAATTTATCGACACAAAGAATCTTCCAGTGCGGGGCTGACACCGAACACGCAGGTCTTTTCATGCGTGACAGAAAACTGCTATAAGGGGGCCCGTAATTCTTCCCCTTTTTTCTCGGActacacacaacaaaaatgagggCAGGAGTCTCTCTCGGTTTACGCCATTATTGAGCCATCACATTTTGTGATCCATTTATAAACCTACCCAAGAATTTACTGCGGTTGAATGCAATAcgcagtggaacctccaaagttgatCAGCAAAGAAAGTACTCACCCATGTCGTCACTGAAGACGACATAAAATGAACATAATTGAGAAAACAAACTATCAATGATTTCGCTCTCGATATGAGGACACATGACATTGGCCTGCGAAGGTGAAGGTGAACAATTCTGCTCCTTCAAAGGATGCGTTTGACTGCTATCAGTCACGATGACAACCTTaatcgcccccaaaaaaaagcactttgcaCCATTATCGACTCGCTGTCGGCGCAAAGAGCTCAGACAACCGAAGGGAGCTTGGAAAAGACGCGGTTAGGATGCGACCTTCCTTCTTCCCCGCCGTGTTTTTCATGTTTAACgccggagaacccaagaacccttttcttcattggaaaatgatgaattttacactaaatgactgctatatgttcactgaacaccaaaataaattGAGTTCATCCACACCAAAGCACATCTTTGTGAATACtttgtgcaaatgttttttttcttcttatactGCCTATTTAATGCATTAGAATTGGATCTGTACATAAGTTTACAGTGTAtcgcctattaaaaaaaaacatttaaggtcgtattgcacacacacacacacacacacacacacacacacacacacacacacagaggttaAGGACATAATGATACTTGCTAAACTCTATTCATTAATTTAATAACGTTTTATTGTTAGGTACATTGATAATATTTTGATTTAGCTGTTGTTCGTGGTAGTGTATCGCCGTATGTACGTTAAAATAAACTGTGAAAGATTTATGTTCATGACGCCAGTCCTGGAAATTTGAAATCCATTTGAAATTCTGAAACAGGATCAAGCATGATCGTGCGCTTTAGAGTCCTCGAAAATGtcatcagattttaaaaaaagaaataaaacgaaAAGCAACGCAGTCGTCAAACGACATTGCTAATATTAATTAGTAATTCCTGCTCGGCAAGAATGCAGGAAGTTCCTTCTCGAGTTTCTTTTGACGCCGACACGTTGTGCGCGTGTACTTCGCGAAGGCTAATCGGACGGCGACGAACGGGTCCGCGCCCGTCGAATTCCTCCAACAAGAAGAAACGTCGGCGCAGTTAGCACGTGTGAAGTGTTGCGTACTGAGAGGTTAGCAATAAGGCAAGCATCTATGCGGCATAGatgttccatatttatgttaCAATTGGCATGGCTACGAGTCTTGAACAGTCGCTTAACGCGCTTCCGCTAACCGTCCTAAAGCTAACCGCTCGCCTCGTTCCCGACGAAGGCTATCTACATACAAGAGTGCAGTATATTCATTACACGttggtggtaaaaaaaaaaaaagaccaaagcaCCGTTATTTGAAGTAGTCAAGTCCTGCCACCAAGAAGAACTTCTCGAGGAAAAGTTCGGAGTCCAGGACGGCGATGTGGGCGGCTCGGCCGATCAGCGTGTTGGCCGTGTTGGGCAGAGCGTGGAAAACGTTCTGACGGATTAACCGGCAGTCTTTGGCCTCCAGCACAGGTTGCAGCAGGTTGTTGATCATCTCCGTGTAGACGGGGCCTGAAATTGGCGGGGAAGAAACGACACAGATAATGACATTCACAAAAGCAAATATTAAAGTGatgaagatttttaaaaaatgcctgtgattcatttttattgttacaagcattattattattgtattattcaAGAAATACTCTGCTGATCGACCAGTTATCGCACTTTTATTCCGGCAAATGTATGAAATGGCCTCATAAAAACGAGCCGTCTCACTCAATGATTCAGACAGGCCGCGTTCAAGCGATTTGGTTCCCAaatgatttcatcatttcattCGTTTATCCGCACACTAGGTGATCTGAAGAGCTTTTACTCGCGTGGACACAGTTCATGCTCTACCTGTCGTTTTGTCTTTGAGAGCCGTTTTGCACATCTCGATTCGGGCGGAGTGGAAAGGAACGTAACGGTCCTGGGGCGACGCCACCAGCACCACATTCTTGAAGAACTGCAGCCCTAacggaaatcaaaacaaaaggagGTTGAAAGGGAGCGCAATGCGTGTGTGAGAAAGAGGGTGGGGGAGTCATTTGACGCCAAATGGCAAAAGCGCAATCTCAAAGCGCGATGACAGGCGAGACACGataaaaacgtttttcttttgggTCCGCTGTCAGCCGAGGGCTTTTAAAAAGCCCACTGGGCTGCGTTTTCGCTGACGGCGTGTCAGGCTTACGCACTCTTGCTCTGTGTgggtttgacaaaaaaaaaaaagcatttccgtGACGATCGTCATCCGAGCCGGCGTGATAAAGCGCCGGGTCGCCACGCTCACGAACACAGCGGGGAGGCCACTCGGAAACACGGCGCAAAAACGGGCCGATTGAAAAGTCGACATTTGAATGAGGCCGTTTCGGCGGGTTTTTCCTTACCGGGTTTCTGACTCAGGAGATAAAGGAAGGTTTTCCGCGGATCCGTATGGTCTCTGAAGGTGAGCTGCAGCAAGGATCCCGATTTCTTCAGCTTCTGCATTAACCACAGACCTTGGTAACCACAAACATACGATCCTATGAAACTTTGCCTCAAAAATCGAGCCGCGCGGTTATTCGATAGTCGATCATTGTTGTCGAGAGCACAAAAGGCTCGGAAAGTCACGATAAGTACcagaagactttttttgggggggtggggggtggaccaAAGTCTATTTGTAAAGCATTTTGAACTTATTCTTTATAAGTAGCCAAATTTTGTTCCGTTTTTGATCATGGGCAACACAAACAAATCCTGTCCAAGTTGTAAGCTGGCAGATTTGAGCAAAATCGATAAAATAGGTCTCAATTTGGTGACCTCAGAATCACGCAGACACGTggatctctttctctctcatatTTCTTTGAACAATTTAACGTACCGGTCCTGTTATTGAAGCTCGATAACACTTTGTCAACAGCAAAGAGTCGCTTCATTATTTTCAAATCTATTCACTCAAATCTATTGCTCAATCATCGGCGTGTTTTTCCAGTGTGACCACTTCATTGCGGATGAGCTGgaagagcttaaaaaaaaaaaattaaaaagataaGGCCGATAAGCAAGGGCTCGTCTGTCTCACCTGTGCTGACCAGCGCGCTGTTGTTGTACAGCGTCCCCAAGTGCGGGCCGGACAGCGAGAGGAACGTGTGCAGTCTGGGCAGATAGCAACGGAAGCGAGGCCTCGTCAGCACCGAGCGGATGATGACGTTCCCCAGAGAATGTCCGATGAAGCTGTCGGCAACCAGGAAAAGCCGGAAGATGAATAGTTTCATTTCACGGCAACCCGTCGCCACATTAAGGCTAcagtcataagataagataagataagatatctttaaTACAACGATTCTTTGGAACGATCAAAGCTTTTCATCCGTTCGGAGTCACTTATCAATTTGGAGTTGGCCAGTGACAGTAAATTAtcaatggtgggggggggggttggctgacCGTCCAAATCGATTTTTTTGCTGTCTTTGCTGCCCTCTATTGACATTAGGAGGAAGTACAGTAAAGTGTGACTATGAGGAAGGAGAATGGTTTTCTCACCATGTAGTTGTGTTATCAGACGTCATCAGTAGCTGAACTTGGTTTGACGTGATCGAAATAAGTGTCgggaaggtgtacctaatattgtggccgGTGTCCTTTCATTCGGCGAAAACTGACCTGATCCTGCCGATGGTGAGATTGTACAACTGGACGTGCTGAATGATCTCATCCAGCAATCTGTCCGTCATGGTGTCAAAATCAGCAAACGTGTCAGCCTGAAaagaattaaatttaaaaaaaaaagatttgaatgaatttcttttcatgttttgttttgtaatataattttaaaaaatacctgGTTTCTTTCAGACATGAGGAAGTCCAGCCGGGATCCTGGCAGGCCTAACTCGATAAACGTCTTCACCAGGCGAAGGTCTGCGCTGTTTcctggaagaagaagaaaaaaaaaatctaattaaatcgcgggcggcccggtagtccagtggttagcacgtgggcttcacagtgcagaggtaccgggttcgattccagctccggcctccctgtgtggagtttgcatgttctccccgggcctgcgtgggttttctccgggtgctccggtttcctcccacattccaaaaatatgcatggcaggctgattgaacactctaaattgtcccgaggtgtgagtgtgagtgtgaatggttgttcgtttctgtgtgccctgcgattggctggcaaccgattcagggtgtcccccgcctactgcccggagacggctgggatgggctccagcaccccccgcgaccctagtgaggatcaagcggttaggaagatgaatgaatgaatgaatgaatgaataattaaatcgCACAATGTCCGAATCATGTCATTTTGACAAGCGGGAACGAAAGCGGCCGCCTCCTCGTAAATCTCACCGTCTAGCCCGTGCACACACACCACCAGGTGGATGCCGTCATCAAactcctcgtcgtcctcctcggGCGGGAAGTAGGGCAGGTCGGACGCCAGCAGGGGCAGGTCGCTGTAAAGGCCGCCCAGGAAGCTCACCCCTTTGAACAGCTCCTCTTTGGCTTTAAAGAAACTGCACGTGTGCACACAAGCAAATCGCGTaactcataaaaaaaagaataataatcgcAGTTATAAGTAGGAACGGCGTTTGTACGATTAGTACTTGTAATCTTCATACGCTTTTTGAGATATTTGGCACGACGTACTTTGACAGAATTGAAATCAAATGGACAGAACGTTAGAACGCGGCTCTCGCGTATCCCGCgagtggaaaaaacaaacaaacctcagCATGCGTTCGTTGACCTCCCGGTCGGCGCCAAAAGGCTTGGCCGACGTCGAGGAGATGATGCCAAAGGAGCCCAGCGGCTGGTTGGTGACGGGCGAGGTCGTCAGGCGGGCGGACATGCCGCTCATGGACGGAGAGTCTCTTAGAGCAGAGGAAAAGGGCAGGCAGGTGGGCGCGCAGGACACCGACATGTTCACCACCTCCGCCATTTTCTTATTGACGAAGGCCAAGCCCGAGTTGGGCGCCTTGGAGGCTTTCGTCGGGTCGCCCGCCGCCTCCTTCTCGCCTTCCGAAGATGGCGGAGAGCCATTTTCCGCAAGTGTTCTGGACTCCCGCTTACGAAATTCGGTCCGGTGGAGACTTTGGTTCTTGTCGACATTGACGCCGCTGTGCCGGTCCAGAACTGGACTCTCCTTGACCGGAGGGCCCGCCGCAGACTCGCAACTCAGAGCCCAGCCGGATTTGTCGATCCCGATAACGTTTTGCGGACGATTGGACGTTTCGGAAGCCACGGCGCCTTCGGTACTGTTGTTTGACATCGAACGAGCGTCTAAAATGGAGGATTCCGACCGCTCCGAGGTCAAAGAAAAACGGGCTGCATCGGAATTGGAAGGCGCCCGTTCTTCCTGGTCGTCGTCCGGGCTACTGATCTGCGGCGCCGACATGGATTTGGTCAGTTTGCCACCGTGGCCGTGCTCCCGTTCGTCCTCGTACGGCAGGGAACTTATGGACGTCAAGGAGGCCTGGATACCAGCGCTGGGAATGCTACCGTTGCTCTCCATCCGCAGGCCCTCCAAAGAGCCGCGAAGGACCGGGTGGCGAGACCCTTTCTGCCGCAGGATCTCCCGTTCGCCGGACAAGTCCGAAGCGGGTTTAGCCCGCAGGAGCGTTTCAACGGGCCACGCCACAGAGCTGGGCTCGCTCTCGATACCCGAGTCCGAAATGAGCGAGGACGAGCGCTTGATCATCTTGGAGATGACCGCACCTCCTCGAGGGGGCAAGTCCTTCCGGAGACGCCCGAGAGAGGACGGTGAAGCAGAATCCGCGGAGACCGCGGCGGCGCCGACTGGAGCATCCTCACTTCCGTCGTCCGCAAATTGAGTCGATGGCACGGACGTCTcaaagtcgtcgtcgtcgctctTTTGGCTACCGTTGTCCGTTGAGGCGTCTAAAGGATGGACGCAATCTCGCGGTATAAGATCTACGTTCCCATTCCCGAGGGCTTCTTCCGTTTGACAAGTGATGAGACTCGCAGATTTTCCCAGGCCCGAACTTTCCCCGACTGACGATCCGTCCTTTGATACCCGCGGATCCGCCGGCGGTCGCTCTGCTCTTTCGTCCGTCGGACGAGCGTCCCGACAACGTCTGCGGTTGCTCGGCTTGCCGATGAGCGCCACGTAGGCGCTCAAATCCATGCAGTCGTCGCTATCCGAAGCGTCCCGGGATACTTCCGAGCGTTCGGCACTCGGGTGAGCCGCGACGACGGGCCCACCCGCATCGGTCTGATCGTCGGACGCCTGCGCTACCCGTTCTGGAAAGACAAAAAGCGTGACAGTTCCAGTTCCAGTTCCGGAGCAAATACTCTTGCCTCCGAACGTAGCGCGTCTCAAAACATGTCAGACTGACCTTTTGCAGAAAACTCCAGATAGCGGTCCTCAAAAATGATGGGAAGGCTGTTCCAGTCGCCATCAATGTCCAGGCACTCGACGGGTAAAGGAGGCATTTTGGCCAAGTAGTCCGAAGACCGTAGTTCTGCTGCAATCTGGCCCTGTCTGCTGATCCTTCAGCGTAAAAGATGACGATTTTTCAAGAAGAGGTTCGTCCGAATGCGTTTGATCTCGTTCCGATACTTACAGCTCTTCTTGAAATAGAAGCGATGTCTCTTTAGGGTGCTCCGTGAAAAAGTACGCCTCTGAGAACCTCCTCACCTTCGGGAAACGAAACACACCGTGAGGCCACGGattgcggttaaaaaaaacgtgggctgcgtttaactcattcactcccaaagacgtttctcaacgtcttttcagacttggtctagaattggctccGTTTTCTAAACTCAGGCACGATGACAACAAATTGCCGGCGGGACAagattccgggtgtccccccCTCGCCAAAATAACGACAAAAAATGCGCT
It includes:
- the fam135b gene encoding protein FAM135B isoform X3, with translation MSEVQATLEFSVELHKFHNVDLFQRGFYQVRTGLKVSPRVLHRLTVTTQDNAAGECSFSSPGVYDGTVFSHIFQILYRNEDITVNDGMLFKVHLLLDGERLGEALSEVDFQLKLDLHFTDNEQQLADMVSVPLISSRTLNLHFHPQRGLHHHVPVMFDYFHLSVISVSVHASLVALHQPLISFAHTGKGSWLGKGSLESTGDQAAISVENLVFGAGYCKPVISEGSFYVPSEDCLQRAHTWHRRLCRLLLSAHGGLSRYCAALMKEVPQLQQMPVDDEVLPVEEILNQLAIELQLQEGREKVAEQISRDVGQLCARLSALWRCFLEAAAFNPHVLSYVAQEHHTLRVRRFSEAYFFTEHPKETSLLFQEELISRQGQIAAELRSSDYLAKMPPLPVECLDIDGDWNSLPIIFEDRYLEFSAKERVAQASDDQTDAGGPVVAAHPSAERSEVSRDASDSDDCMDLSAYVALIGKPSNRRRCRDARPTDERAERPPADPRVSKDGSSVGESSGLGKSASLITCQTEEALGNGNVDLIPRDCVHPLDASTDNGSQKSDDDDFETSVPSTQFADDGSEDAPVGAAAVSADSASPSSLGRLRKDLPPRGGAVISKMIKRSSSLISDSGIESEPSSVAWPVETLLRAKPASDLSGEREILRQKGSRHPVLRGSLEGLRMESNGSIPSAGIQASLTSISSLPYEDEREHGHGGKLTKSMSAPQISSPDDDQEERAPSNSDAARFSLTSERSESSILDARSMSNNSTEGAVASETSNRPQNVIGIDKSGWALSCESAAGPPVKESPVLDRHSGVNVDKNQSLHRTEFRKRESRTLAENGSPPSSEGEKEAAGDPTKASKAPNSGLAFVNKKMAEVVNMSVSCAPTCLPFSSALRDSPSMSGMSARLTTSPVTNQPLGSFGIISSTSAKPFGADREVNERMLSFFKAKEELFKGVSFLGGLYSDLPLLASDLPYFPPEEDDEEFDDGIHLVVCVHGLDGNSADLRLVKTFIELGLPGSRLDFLMSERNQADTFADFDTMTDRLLDEIIQHVQLYNLTIGRIRLHTFLSLSGPHLGTLYNNSALVSTGLWLMQKLKKSGSLLQLTFRDHTDPRKTFLYLLSQKPGLQFFKNVVLVASPQDRYVPFHSARIEMCKTALKDKTTGPVYTEMINNLLQPVLEAKDCRLIRQNVFHALPNTANTLIGRAAHIAVLDSELFLEKFFLVAGLDYFK
- the fam135b gene encoding protein FAM135B isoform X1, translating into MSEVQATLEFSVELHKFHNVDLFQRGFYQVRTGLKVSPRVLHRLTVTTQDNAAGECSFSSPGVYDGTVFSHIFQILYRNEDITVNDGMLFKVHLLLDGERLGEALSEVDFQLKLDLHFTDNEQQLADMVSVPLISSRTLNLHFHPQRGLHHHVPVMFDYFHLSVISVSVHASLVALHQPLISFAHTGKGSWLGKGSLESTGDQAAISVENLVFGAGYCKPVISEGSFYVPSEDCLQRAHTWHRRLCRLLLSAHGGLSRYCAALMKEVPQLQQMPVDDEVLPVEEILNQLAIELQLQEGREKVAEQISRDVGQLCARLSALWRCFLEAAAFNPHVLSYVAQEHHTLRVRRFSEAYFFTEHPKETSLLFQEELISRQGQIAAELRSSDYLAKMPPLPVECLDIDGDWNSLPIIFEDRYLEFSAKERVAQASDDQTDAGGPVVAAHPSAERSEVSRDASDSDDCMDLSAYVALIGKPSNRRRCRDARPTDERAERPPADPRVSKDGSSVGESSGLGKSASLITCQTEEALGNGNVDLIPRDCVHPLDASTDNGSQKSDDDDFETSVPSTQFADDGSEDAPVGAAAVSADSASPSSLGRLRKDLPPRGGAVISKMIKRSSSLISDSGIESEPSSVAWPVETLLRAKPASDLSGEREILRQKGSRHPVLRGSLEGLRMESNGSIPSAGIQASLTSISSLPYEDEREHGHGGKLTKSMSAPQISSPDDDQEERAPSNSDAARFSLTSERSESSILDARSMSNNSTEGAVASETSNRPQNVIGIDKSGWALSCESAAGPPVKESPVLDRHSGVNVDKNQSLHRTEFRKRESRTLAENGSPPSSEGEKEAAGDPTKASKAPNSGLAFVNKKMAEVVNMSVSCAPTCLPFSSALRDSPSMSGMSARLTTSPVTNQPLGSFGIISSTSAKPFGADREVNERMLSFFKAKEELFKGVSFLGGLYSDLPLLASDLPYFPPEEDDEEFDDGIHLVVCVHGLDGNSADLRLVKTFIELGLPGSRLDFLMSERNQADTFADFDTMTDRLLDEIIQHVQLYNLTIGRISFIGHSLGNVIIRSVLTRPRFRCYLPRLHTFLSLSGPHLGTLYNNSALVSTGLWLMQKLKKSGSLLQLTFRDHTDPRKTFLYLLSQKPGLQFFKNVVLVASPQDRYVPFHSARIEMCKTALKDKTTGPVYTEMINNLLQPVLEAKDCRLIRQNVFHALPNTANTLIGRAAHIAVLDSELFLEKFFLVAGLDYFK